From one Triticum urartu cultivar G1812 chromosome 3, Tu2.1, whole genome shotgun sequence genomic stretch:
- the LOC125549541 gene encoding protein FAR1-RELATED SEQUENCE 5-like gives MLFDDIGSVMEFYKTYAHHVGFGVRLGQQKIVDNVLLWKCFLYAKEGFRPEKGMVVVDHSKKRRKMKLTRCGCQAFIHVTRESDGKYKIASLSEYHNHPFVPPSHQHLIRSNRQISERVKTTLHDCQKASIGTALAYRFLHVGAWGFQHVGCTQKDLQNHYGGLKNKIKNCDAQMLVDQFGRLKALNPAFFFDYEVDEVGTLVRLFWTDATSRKNYGHFNDVVSFDSTYNTNQYEYTFAPFTGVNHHMQSVFFGAGFLLHETADSYIWLFRAFLTAMSGIAPRLIITDECSKMRNAIKETLPNTAHRLCMWHIMEKVPGKVRPELKNDLVFYDRLKHCVWNSETPAEFEVRWKSFIIDFKLEDHEWFAKRYELRATWIPAYFMEIPLAGLLRTTSISESANSFFKRFICRKLTFVEFWLRFDTALKCQRQNELIADNTSEYTTSELVTPWEIERQGRAVFTHEIFELFQAQVLAARDDCDVQDTKNHEEIKIMFVSDQYKKIREVSYDTVSMTAKCSCKLFESNGIMCRHIIRVLRGAKINELPRIYVLKRWERNCKRDIIFDGEGNMLEENLIDPVDMAMKRKIALIRNKLEDLIQKSKGSMEGIEFLHTSLCNAEMALAHLVPAVACNTHENEESFIGSIIPKHVTIHTPADINARGTCSRIKGHRDAVRSGSSEKKRRPGIHQKVARKCSICKEVAFHDARTCSKKQMTQQ, from the exons ATGCTATTTGATGACATTGGCTCAGTAATGGAATTTTACAAGACATATGCACACCATGTCGGATTTGGTGTACGTCTTGGGCAGCAAAAGATCGTAGATAATGTGCTTCTGTGGAAGTGCTTCTTGTATGCAAAAGAAGGCTTTCGGCCCGAGAAAGGTATGGTTGTTGTTGATCATTCCAAGAAAAGGCGAAAGATGAAATTGACTAGATGTGGATGTCAAGCTTTTATCCATGTCACTCGGGAAAGTGATGGAAAATATAAGATAGCTTCACTCAGTGAATATCACAATCACCCTTTTGTGCCACCTAGCCACCAACACTTGATTAGATCTAATCGTCAAATTAGCGAGAGGGTGAAGACAACACTCCATGATTGCCAGAAAGCTAGCATCGGGACCGCCTTAGCATATAGGTTTCTTCATGTTGGCGCATGGGGTTTTCAGCATGTTGGCTGCACCCAGAAGGACCTACAGAATCACTATGGTGGATtgaaaaataaaattaaaaattGCGACGCTCAAATGCTAGTGGACCAATTTGGTAGATTGAAGGCTCTCAATCCTGCTTTTTTCTTTGACTATGAAGTTGACGAGGTTGGTACATTAGTTCGTTTGTTCTGGACGGATGCGACAAGTAGGAAAAACTATGGTCACTTCAATGATGTGGTATCTTTTGATTCAACATACAACACTAACCAATATGAATACACGTTTGCGCCCTTCACTGGAGTAAACCATCATATGCAAAGTGTCTTTTTTGGGGCTGGGTTTCTACTTCATGAGACAGCAGACTCCTATATTTGGTTGTTCAGGGCGTTTCTTACAGCAATGAGTGGGATTGCGCCTAGACTAATCATAACAGACGAATGTAGTAAGATGAGGAACGCAATTAAAGAAACTCTGCCGAACACCGCGCATCGATTGTGTATGTGGCACATTATGGAGAAAGTTCCTGGGAAGGTACGTCCTGAGTTGAAAAATGACCTTGTATTCTATGATAGGCTAAAACATTGTGTATGGAATTCTGAAACCCCTGCTGAATTTGAGGTTAGATGGAAGTCTTTCATCATAGATTTTAAGTTGGAGGACCATGAGTGGTTCGCGAAAAGGTATGAACTTCGTGCAACATGGATACCAGCTTACTTTATGGAAATTCCCCTAGCTGGTCTTCTCAGGACAACTTCAATTTCAGAGAGCGCAAACTCATTTTTTAAGCGTTTCATCTGTCGCAAGCTTACCTTCGTTGAGTTTTGGCTAAGGTTTGACACTGCTTTGAAGTGTCAGAGGCAGAATGAGTTAATTGCTGATAACACAAGTGAATACACAACAAGTGAGTTGGTGACACCATGGGAAATAGAGAGACAAGGCAGGGCGGTATTCACCCACGAGATTTTTGAATTATTTCAGGCCCAGGTGCTTGCTGCCAGAGATGATTGTGATGTTCAAGACACGAAAAATCATGAGGAGATTAAAATCATGTTTGTGAGTGATCAATACAAAAAGATTAGAGAAGTGTCTTATGACACAGTATCCATGACTGCTAAATGTTCTTGCAAGCTTTTTGAGTCCAATGGAATCATGTGCCGCCATATTATCCGAGTGTTGAGGGGTGCGAAAATAAATGAATTGCCAAGAATTTATGTTCTTAAGCGGTGGGAGAGAAATTGCAAAAG GGACATTATCTTCGACGGGGAAGGGAACATGCTTGAAGAGAATTTAATTGACCCGGTTGACATGGCTATGAAAAGGAAGATAGCTCTCATTAGGAACAAGCTAGAAGATCTCATTCAGAAGTCTAAAGGTTCAATGGAAGGAATTGAATTCCTGCACACTAGTTTGTGCAATGCTGAGATGGCTTTAGCCCATCTCGTACCAGCTGTAGCATGCAACACACACGAAAATGAGGAGTCATTTATCGGGAGTATCATTCCAAAGCACGTTACCATCCACACACCTGCTGATATCAATGCAAGGGGCACTTGCTCTAGAATAAAGGGACACAGGGATGCTGTGAGGAGTGGGTCGAGtgagaaaaaaagaaggcccggAATCCATCAAAAAGTCGCACGCAAATGTAGCATTTGTAAGGAAGTGGCGTTCCATGATGCAAGGACATGCTCTAAGAAACAAATGACACAACAATAG